A section of the Osmia lignaria lignaria isolate PbOS001 chromosome 3, iyOsmLign1, whole genome shotgun sequence genome encodes:
- the LOC117605308 gene encoding uncharacterized protein LOC117605308, which produces MFKCTKDMENITLSPTMTAKLKSKNAAKKIKEGSPKFQEVFRERCRQRMREKRRQLFNNGRFGLETSLEEVQDTLSEIVRKELNDLVTTDLDPTLNPFSPITSEPLNTEEAMELETEILNEEEQWILEEYEKMSQEEMESLALIADTEGDEVICPICQTSNLIQKENHITCTSCDFILNGIITLKDLGYLIKKTANTHSEICREPPGFLSVPENNTCLYLVCNKCSTWLSIV; this is translated from the exons ATGTTTAAGTGTACAAAAGATATGGAAAACATAACTTTAAGTCCTACTATGACTGCCAAATTGAAAAGCAAAAATGCTGCTAAAAAGATCAAGGAAGGATCGCCAAAGTTTCAAGAAGTCTTCAGAGAG AGATGTCGACAAAGAATGCGCGAGAAACGAAGACAATTATTTAACAACGGTAGATTTGGTTTGGAAACAAGTTTGGAAGAAGTTCAAGATACGTTATCCGAAATTGTGCGTAAAGAGTTGAACGATCTCGTTACCACGGATTTAGATCCAACTCTGAATCCTTTTTCTCCTATAACCAGTGAACCACTTAATACTGAAGAAGCAATGGAGCTTGAAACTGAAATACTTAATGAAGAAG AACAATGGATATTGGAAGAGTATGAAAAAATGTCACAGGAAGAAATGGAGTCATTAGCATTAATTGCAGATACAGAAGGTGATGAAGTCATTTGTCCTATATGTCAGACATCTAATCTCattcaaaaagaaaatcataTAACTTGTACATCCTGTGACTTCATATTGAATGGTATTATCACCTTAAAAGATCTAGGATATCTTATAAAGAAAACAGCAAATACTCATTCTGAGATATGTAGAGAACCACCTGGTTTTCTATCAGTTCCTGAAAATAACACATGTTTATACTTAGTTTGTAACAAGTGTTCAACTTGGCTATCAATAgtataa